Proteins encoded by one window of Flavobacterium sp. N502540:
- a CDS encoding glycogen synthase, whose protein sequence is MEIFHISAECYPMAKVGGLADVVGALPKYQTKAGHDVRVVVPCYDTKFRKENDFECVHWGDVKLGNFNFPFSVLKETTDKLGYELYLIEIKELFDRPNVYGYEDDIERFVSFQIAALDWITARNKVPDVLNCHDHHTGLIPFLVKYAYKYESLSNVRSVITIHNGLYQGWFGFDKLFYLPEFDLKHVGFLEWDHSINSLAVGIKCAHAVTTVSPSYLDEINNAANGLEALFKSVRHKSKGILNGIDFEVWDPAKDQMIDSNYSIDTFEIGKQQNKEKLCEEFELDPTKPLFSFIGRLFEEKGGDLLPQASALALSENFENINILILGSGNSLIEEQLVQLRNDYKGNYNVFIGYNEVLAHLIYAGADFILMPSRVEPCGLNQMYALRYGTVPIVRRTGGLRDTVIDFGDDGNGVCHDQASVGDICYSINRAVKLYGDKINFKNIRAKGMGTDHSWERACQEYIEIYNLIIEKNEI, encoded by the coding sequence ATGGAAATATTTCACATCAGTGCAGAGTGTTATCCAATGGCAAAAGTGGGCGGTTTGGCCGATGTGGTTGGCGCATTGCCTAAATATCAGACCAAAGCTGGTCACGACGTTCGTGTTGTAGTCCCTTGTTATGATACAAAATTCAGAAAAGAAAACGATTTTGAATGTGTTCATTGGGGAGATGTGAAGTTGGGAAATTTTAATTTTCCGTTTAGTGTTTTAAAAGAAACAACTGATAAATTGGGATATGAGTTGTACCTGATTGAAATTAAAGAATTGTTCGACCGTCCAAATGTTTATGGATATGAGGATGATATTGAAAGATTTGTATCCTTTCAGATTGCAGCATTAGACTGGATTACAGCACGTAATAAAGTTCCTGATGTTTTAAATTGCCACGATCACCACACCGGATTGATTCCGTTTTTAGTTAAATATGCTTACAAATATGAAAGTCTTAGCAATGTGAGATCAGTAATTACAATACACAATGGTCTGTATCAGGGTTGGTTTGGTTTTGATAAGCTGTTTTATTTACCTGAGTTTGATTTGAAACATGTTGGTTTCTTAGAGTGGGACCATTCGATTAACTCATTAGCAGTAGGAATCAAGTGTGCCCATGCTGTGACTACGGTTTCTCCAAGTTATCTCGATGAAATTAATAATGCGGCAAATGGTTTAGAAGCTCTTTTCAAATCTGTTCGACACAAATCAAAGGGGATTTTAAACGGGATTGATTTTGAAGTTTGGGATCCTGCCAAAGACCAAATGATTGACAGTAATTATTCGATAGATACTTTTGAGATCGGAAAACAGCAGAACAAAGAAAAATTGTGTGAGGAGTTTGAACTCGATCCTACAAAACCATTATTCAGTTTTATAGGGCGTCTGTTTGAGGAGAAAGGAGGGGATTTGCTTCCACAGGCTTCGGCACTGGCATTATCCGAGAATTTTGAAAATATTAATATACTGATTCTGGGATCAGGAAATTCGTTGATTGAAGAACAATTGGTTCAATTGCGAAATGATTATAAAGGGAATTACAACGTTTTTATTGGGTATAATGAAGTATTAGCACATTTGATTTACGCAGGAGCAGATTTTATTTTAATGCCTTCGAGGGTTGAACCTTGTGGCTTAAACCAAATGTATGCGCTGCGTTATGGAACGGTTCCGATTGTGAGAAGGACCGGAGGTTTGAGAGATACGGTAATAGATTTTGGAGACGATGGTAACGGAGTGTGTCATGACCAGGCTTCGGTAGGGGATATTTGTTACTCGATCAATCGTGCCGTGAAATTATACGGGGATAAAATTAATTTTAAAAATATTAGAGCGAAAGGAATGGGGACAGATCATTCCTGGGAGCGTGCATGCCAAGAATACATCGAGATATACAATCTAATAATTGAGAAAAATGAAATTTAA